One Longimicrobium sp. genomic window carries:
- a CDS encoding cytochrome c maturation protein CcmE, with product MKKQRKFAAAAVALVGVVGYLMVTGMKDSAMYYYTPTELVSAVNKDPSLHALGYKVGGRVVPGTVRYDQRTLDLSFSVMDIANGTTQFPVKYNGPLPDTFKEGRDVVVEGKFTRAGTFEASTVLTKCGSRYEAVEADLKTS from the coding sequence GTGAAGAAGCAGCGCAAGTTCGCCGCGGCAGCCGTGGCGCTGGTGGGCGTCGTGGGGTACCTGATGGTTACGGGGATGAAGGACTCCGCGATGTACTACTACACCCCCACCGAGCTGGTGTCGGCGGTGAACAAGGACCCGTCGCTCCACGCGCTGGGGTACAAGGTGGGCGGGCGCGTGGTGCCCGGCACCGTGCGCTACGACCAGCGCACGCTGGACCTCTCCTTCTCCGTGATGGACATCGCCAACGGGACCACGCAGTTCCCCGTGAAGTACAACGGGCCGCTCCCGGACACTTTCAAGGAAGGGCGCGACGTGGTGGTGGAAGGGAAGTTCACGCGGGCCGGCACCTTCGAGGCGTCCACCGTGCTCACCAAGTGCGGCTCGCGCTACGAAGCCGTCGAAGCGGATCTGAAGACGTCGTGA